The window ATCCTCGGCATCCGGCGCGGCCCGGTGATGACGCCGCTCGGTCGCGTGTGGCGGCTCGGCGTGCTCCTCCTCGACACGGATGCGCAACTGCACGGCGTCGGCCGGGTCACCCGCGCGATCGAGCCCGGCCGCGTCACGAACCAGAACCCGCGGGCCGAGGAGCGCCGCGACTACCGGCGCGCCGCTCACGGACGCTTCGCCGACGGCGACACCGTGAACTTCGACACCGTCGAGCTCGCCCTCGATCCGTCGACGCTGCGCGCTCAGGCGGCGGCGGTCCAGGCGGGCGACCGCACGCCGCTGCTGATCCTCCGCGGCGACACGGTCGCCGTGCGCTGGAACGCCCAGCCCGGCGAGAACGCCTTCACCCCGCTCGGCCCGTACCTCGCCGAACGCGCCGAGCTGCTCACCGCGCCGCCGCCCTGACCCGACCCCGAGACGAACACGAGGAGCCCCATGGAACCGCACCGCACCAGGCCGTCGCATCCGTTCGCCGTCCGTCCACCTTCGGTTAACCGCGCGGTACCCGGTGGAACCTACGCTCCGACGATCACCGCCACCGCAGGCACGACCGACACCGCCGGCCACGAGCCCGCCCGATCCCGAAGGAGCCCCCGCGCATGATCGACCGCGTCGACCCCTTCATCGGCACCGAGGCCACCGCCCTCCCGCCCCAGACCGGCCTCGCCGCGACCTGGTGGTGGCCGAAGCCCCAGATCGGCAACACCCACCCGGGCGCCACCTACCCGCTCGGCATGGTCTCGGCCTGCGCCTACTCGGGCGGCTACCCCACGGGCTACGGTCGCTACGACCTCAGCCTCGAGGGCGTGCCGAGCACGATCCACGACACCCTGCTGGCCAGCGGCTTCACGCACTTCCAGCAGTCGGGTACCGGCGCCATCCGCAAGTACTACAACTACTTCCGGGTCACGCCGATGGTCGAGCCGCTCGACGTGCTCGGCCGCAGCTGGGACATCACGGACGAGACCGCCGCCCCCGGGTACTACTCCGCCACCCTCGACTCGGGGGTCACCGCCGAGATCACGGTGGGCCCGAAGAGCGCCGTGCACCGCTACACCTTCCCGAAGCACGCGAACGCCCGCGTGGTGATCGACTTCTCGCTCGGCGGACTCGGCATCCCCTACGGCGCCACCATCCCGCTGCGGGCGAACCTCGAGACCCTCGAGCCCGGCGTCGCGCGCGGTGAGATCGTCGCGGAGGGCGCCCCGATCGCGGTGCACATCGAGTGCGACACCCCGCAGTGGCGCCAGATGCTCTGGTACGACCGGCGCCTGATGCCGGGCGGCACGAAGCTGGCGCTCGACCACATCCGGCCGACGACCCTGCGCCCCTTCGGCCTGATGTGGGCGGGGCCGAGCGAGCCCGGCCAGACCATCGAGCTGCGCATCGGCTTCTCGCTGCGCGGGGTCGAGCAGGCCGAGGCGAACCTCCGCGCCGACTGCGGCCCGGGCCCGGGGCGCTTCGACGCGCGCCGTGAGCGCACCCGCAAGACCTGGCGGAAGCACCTCAAGACGATCTCGGTCGATACCCCGAGCCCCGAGCGCAAGACGGTCTTCTCGACCGCGCTCTACCACTCGCTGATCAAGCCCTGCTTCGCGAACTCCGAGAGCCCGTTCTGGCCGAGCGAGGGGCCCTTCGCCTTCGACCTGTCGACGATGTGGGACATCTACCGCACCCAGCTGCCCCTGCTCATCACCCTGTTCCCCGACAAGGCCGTCGAGCTGGCGAATGCACTGTTGACGATCTGCGAGGAGGAGGGCAACTTCCCGATCGGCTACCGGCTCGCCCGCGGCGGTGATCGCTTCTCGCGGCAGGGCAGCGCGCTCGCGCACACCTTCCTGGCCGAGCTCTGCCAGGCCGGGCTGCCCGGGATCGACTGGGAGTGGGCGCTCGTGCACATGAGCGACGACCTGCGCCGCACCTACGGCGAGGAGTTCCTGCTGCGCGGGGAGGCGCATCCGATCAGCCACACCCTCGACCTCGCCTTCGGCTACTGGTGCACCGCCAAGGTCGCCCGGCACGTCGGCGACACCGCGCTCGCGGCGCAGTTCGAAGCGCTGGCCGCCCGCTGGATCAACGCGTACGACCCCGCCTCGGGCCTGCTGAAGGACTCGACCTACTACGAGGGCAGCCGCTACAACTACTCGTTCCGGCTGCAGCACGACATGGCCGGTCGCATCGAGGTCAGTGGCGGCCGCGACCGCTTCGTCGAGCAGCTCGACGCCTTCTTCGGCTACGGCGCCGAGCCCGTGGTGCAGCCGGGCAACAAGCCCGACGCCCAGGACCTGCTCGCGGGCTACGTGCTGGGCCGCTTCGAGGGGCTGAACAACGAGCCCGACATGGAGGCGCCCTGGGCCTACCACTACGCCGGCCGGCCCGACCGCACCGCCGAGATCGTGCAGAACATCGTGCACCAGCAGTTCGGCACGGGCCGCGGCGGGCTGCCGGGCAACGACGACTCGGGCGGGCTCAGCTCGTGGTTCGTCTGGGCGTCGCTCGGGGTGTTCCCGGTGGCGGGGCAGAACCTCTTCCTGGTGAACGCGCCGTCGTTCCGTGAGGCGACGGTGGCGGTGGCCGGGGGAGACTTCGTCATCCGCACCGAGAACTTCGTCGAGCCGGTGGCGGGCGGGCCGGTGCAGTACGTGCAGCGGATGTGGCTCGACGGGCATCCGCTCGATCGCAGCTGGCTGACGGGCGAGGAGTGGCACGGCGGCGGGGAGCTCGTCGTCGAGCTCGGGCCCGCGCCGAGCGAGTGGGGCACGCGTGACGTGCCGCCCTCGCACCCGGT of the Herbiconiux flava genome contains:
- a CDS encoding glycoside hydrolase domain-containing protein, which produces MIDRVDPFIGTEATALPPQTGLAATWWWPKPQIGNTHPGATYPLGMVSACAYSGGYPTGYGRYDLSLEGVPSTIHDTLLASGFTHFQQSGTGAIRKYYNYFRVTPMVEPLDVLGRSWDITDETAAPGYYSATLDSGVTAEITVGPKSAVHRYTFPKHANARVVIDFSLGGLGIPYGATIPLRANLETLEPGVARGEIVAEGAPIAVHIECDTPQWRQMLWYDRRLMPGGTKLALDHIRPTTLRPFGLMWAGPSEPGQTIELRIGFSLRGVEQAEANLRADCGPGPGRFDARRERTRKTWRKHLKTISVDTPSPERKTVFSTALYHSLIKPCFANSESPFWPSEGPFAFDLSTMWDIYRTQLPLLITLFPDKAVELANALLTICEEEGNFPIGYRLARGGDRFSRQGSALAHTFLAELCQAGLPGIDWEWALVHMSDDLRRTYGEEFLLRGEAHPISHTLDLAFGYWCTAKVARHVGDTALAAQFEALAARWINAYDPASGLLKDSTYYEGSRYNYSFRLQHDMAGRIEVSGGRDRFVEQLDAFFGYGAEPVVQPGNKPDAQDLLAGYVLGRFEGLNNEPDMEAPWAYHYAGRPDRTAEIVQNIVHQQFGTGRGGLPGNDDSGGLSSWFVWASLGVFPVAGQNLFLVNAPSFREATVAVAGGDFVIRTENFVEPVAGGPVQYVQRMWLDGHPLDRSWLTGEEWHGGGELVVELGPAPSEWGTRDVPPSHPVAAGAAGPTSAEAGAAAAFATAQQVASLVAEALQTEPSEHPEALHAEPSDHPEVRSEVPDAPPAAAPEDTLQLPNGSVETESEPDLDDEPTPPTPAEPATPPTTEQPGAARTTGDTP